One region of Salvia miltiorrhiza cultivar Shanhuang (shh) chromosome 3, IMPLAD_Smil_shh, whole genome shotgun sequence genomic DNA includes:
- the LOC131015437 gene encoding uncharacterized protein LOC131015437, giving the protein MESVASSSTPRRPLHHRPRPDVAQSFSDRIIRAVRHRLRLLHRSGPLFSVLGATGNVYTVTISATVSCSCPDRATPCKHILFVYIRVLGLPLDDPCLWRRSLRPCQFRRILGLPTAGDTLAGAALRERFHQLSSAQSRGGASGGDGGARRPEVAAEVGAACPVCLEEMAGEGAKVVACGACKNVIHEECFLAWKRSCRRRSATCVLCRARWRSGGDDLDKYLNLSAYVNEDDMMEDGGCS; this is encoded by the coding sequence ATGGAGTCCGTCGCCTCGAGCTCCACCCCCCGCCGCCCGCTCCACCACCGCCCCCGCCCCGACGTCGCGCAATCCTTCTCCGACCGCATCATCCGCGCCGTCCGCCACCGCCTCCGACTCCTCCACCGCTCCGGCCCCCTCTTCTCCGTCCTCGGCGCCACCGGCAACGTCTACACCGTCACCATCTCCGCCACCGTGTCGTGCTCGTGCCCCGACCGCGCCACCCCGTGCAAGCACATCCTCTTCGTCTACATCCGCGTCCTCGGCCTCCCCCTCGACGACCCCTGCCTGTGGCGGCGCTCGCTCCGCCCGTGCCAGTTCCGCCGCATCCTCGGCCTCCCCACTGCCGGCGACACCCTCGCCGGCGCCGCCCTCAGGGAGAGGTTCCACCAGCTCTCCTCCGCCCAGTCGAGGGGCGGCGccagcggcggcgacggcggtgcACGGCGGCCGGAGGTGGCGGCGGAGGTCGGCGCCGCCTGCCCGGTTTGCCTGGAGGAGATGGCCGGGGAGGGGGCGAAGGTGGTGGCGTGCGGGGCGTGCAAGAATGTGATACACGAGGAGTGCTTCTTGGCTTGGAAGAGGAGCTGCCGGAGGAGGTCCGCCACCTGCGTGCTCTGCCGCGCGCGGTGGCGGAGCGGCGGCGATGATCTGGACAAGTATTTGAACCTCTCGGCTTATGTGAATGAAGATGATATGATGGAGGATGGGGGATGCAGTtaa
- the LOC131015401 gene encoding GATA transcription factor 12-like: METPEFFQTDYYNSQFPAEKRLAADAKAADHFIIEDLLDFPNDDGIGADVDADADADADADSSTATPVDTSSNSSFSTAAAAAAAAGGQQPYFQAADGHFSNELCVPYDDLAELEWLSSFVDESFSSEDLQKLQLIQGMKARTNEAPQAQQYHFQPEPTRPGPMLLSEMSVPAKARSKRSRAAPGNWTSRLLMVSPPPTAPDVPAISSSSESDATATAGTGGKKSPKPPGAQQRRKEAASSAAGPESSGGGGEGRRCLHCATDKTPQWRTGPMGPKTLCNACGVRYKSGRLVPEYRPAASPTFVLTKHSNSHRKVLELRRQKEMVRAQQHQHQFLNHHHHHHHHQSVIFDVSNAAADDYLIHQHIGPDFRQLI, encoded by the exons ATGGAGACGCCGGAATTCTTCCAAACCGACTACTACAACTCCCAATTCCCGGCGGAGAAGCGCCTCGCCGCCGACGCCAAAGCCGCCGACCATTTCATCATCGAGGACCTCCTCGACTTCCCCAACGACGACGGCATTGGCGCCGACGTCGACGCGGACGCCGATGCCGATGCCGACGCCGACTCCTCCACCGCTACGCCCGTCGACACCTCCTCCAACTCCTCGTTCTCcaccgccgctgccgccgccgccgccgccggcggcCAGCAGCCGTATTTTCAGGCCGCCGACGGCCACTTCTCTAACGAACTTTGCGTGCCG taTGATGATTTGGCTGAGTTGGAGTGGCTATCGAGCTTCGTGGACGAATCATTTTCAAGCGAGGATTTGCAGAAGCTGCAGCTCATCCAAGGCATGAAGGCCCGAACCAACGAGGCCCCACAGGCCCAACAGTACCACTTCCAGCCCGAACCGACCCGGCCCGGCCCGATGCTCCTCTCCGAAATGTCGGTTCCCGCCAAGGCCCGGAGCAAGCGCTCCCGCGCTGCCCCGGGCAACTGGACCTCCCGCCTCCTCATGGTGTCGCCGCCGCCGACGGCGCCGGACGTCCCCGCCATTTCGTCCTCGTCGGAGTCCGACGCGACGGCGACGGCGGGAACTGGAGGAAAGAAGTCGCCGAAGCCGCCCGGGGCGCAGCAGCGGAGGAAGGAGGCCGCTTCCTCCGCTGCGGGGCCCGAGAGCTCGGGCGGGGGCGGGGAGGGGCGGAGGTGCCTCCACTGCGCCACCGACAAGACGCCGCAGTGGCGGACCGGGCCGATGGGCCCGAAGACGCTCTGCAATGCTTGCGGCGTCCGGTACAAGTCGGGCCGGTTGGTGCCCGAGTACCGGCCCGCGGCGAGCCCGACGTTCGTGCTGACGAAGCACTCGAACTCGCACCGGAAGGTGCTGGAGCTGCGGCGCCAGAAGGAGATGGTGCGGGCGCAGCAGCACCAGCACCAGTTCCTcaaccaccaccatcaccaccaccaccaccagagCGTCATCTTCGACGTGTCCAACGCCGCGGCGGACGATTACTTGATCCACCAACACATTGGGCCGGATTTTCGCCAGCTGATTTAg
- the LOC131015434 gene encoding uncharacterized protein LOC131015434: MSSIGQNANPVNWMYRMVSEPHYLLHCLAFFSYIPVRCSAAQVLSSRSSAHLLHREIQALLSFCVLAAIKVVRTESWEAFVSDALFYAKIFLAAIALVLDYHLALWYALAFLVIYIIAQQPAYEGFGASSPLTPLQLETLLTEVNTSKFWMVEFRSLSTSSCIRASSFIPELSVTFSNKNLSFVTIDLGLFPNAAEKFGISLGSLHQLPTYILFHDGAGILRLPETDYEAKLFDPPVSKKLLCRHFELDKLLLDYINGK; encoded by the exons ATGTCGTCGATCGGCCAGAACGCGAATCCAGTGAACTGGATGTACCGCATGGTTTCGGAACCGCACTATTTGCTGCATTGCTTGGCTTTCTTCTCCTACATTCCTGTTCGCTGCTCCGCCGCGCAAGTCCTCTCCTCTCGCAGCTCAGCTCATCTTCTTCACCGA GAGATTCAAGCGTTGCTTTCCTTTTGTGTTTTAGCTGCTATCAAG GTGGTGAGAACGGAATCTTGGGAGGCATTTGTATCAGATGCTTTATTTTATGCAAAG ATTTTCCTTGCTGCTATTGCTTTGGTCCTGGACTATCACTTGGCTTTATGGTATGCTCTAGCGTTTTTAG TTATATATATCATTGCCCAACAACCTGCATATGAAGGATTTG GTGCATCAAGTCCTTTGACACCACTCCAGTTGGAAACCTTGCTTACTGAAGTGAACACATCAAAATTTTGGATG GTGGAATTTCGTTCTCTGTCTACTTCCAGTTGCATCCGAGCAAGTTCCTTTATTCCTGAACTCTCGGTTAC attctcaaataaaaatttatcaTTTGTAACAATCGATCTTGGACTCTTTCCAAATGCTGCTGAGAAGTTCGGAATCAGCCTTG GAAGTCTACACCAACTTCCGACATACATATTGTTCCATGATGGAGCTGGGATCTTACGATTACCTGAGACGGATTATGAAGCAAAACTTTTTGATCCTCCTGTGTCCAAG AAACTTCTTTGCCGGCATTTTGAGCTTGATAAACTGCTCCTCGACTACATAAATGGTAAATAG